The following are encoded in a window of Primulina eburnea isolate SZY01 chromosome 4, ASM2296580v1, whole genome shotgun sequence genomic DNA:
- the LOC140829493 gene encoding 1-aminocyclopropane-1-carboxylate oxidase homolog 1-like: protein MDNLSTIGNSLSEAYERTKDLKSFEESKAGVKGIVDSGVLKIPKIFVRPTDELAEESQHIPSDSLQVPVIDLGGAESGRDQRKTIVSEIKRASEEWGLFHVVNHGIPVGVLDSMLDGTRMFHEQDVEVKRDFYTDDRMKKVKYGSNVDLYRSKAANWRDSLTISLQISDRIQPDELPKICRESTLEYIDRVTKLAQTLFELLSEALDVEPHRLGDMECAKGRTFIGHYYPPCPEPELTLGTSKHTDPSILTILLQDQIGGLQVLHKNQYVDVNPLPGSLVVNIGDMLQIISNDKFISPDHRVVANQVGPRISVAGFFTGATIPERIYGPIRELLSEENPKKYKEFTVREYISKFFLRPIDRSGLEEFRL, encoded by the exons ATGGATAACCTGTCTACTATCGGAAATTCTTTATCAGAAGCCTACGAACGTACAAAAGATCTGAAATCTTTTGAAGAAAGCAAAGCAGGCGTCAAAGGGATAGTTGACAGCGGAGTTCTGAAAATTCCCAAGATTTTCGTTCGACCAACCGATGAGCTTGCCGAGGAATCGCAGCACATCCCCTCGGATTCGTTACAAGTTCCGGTTATCGATCTAGGAGGAGCCGAATCAGGTCGTGATCAACGCAAGACCATTGTTTCTGAAATCAAACGGGCATCCGAAGAATGGGGTCTTTTCCACGTGGTGAATCATGGGATTCCTGTGGGGGTTTTGGATTCGATGTTGGATGGGACGAGGATGTTTCATGAGCAGGATGTTGAGGTGAAGAGAGATTTCTATACGGATGATAGGATGAAGAAGGTGAAGTATGGAAGTAACGTTGACTTGTACAGATCAAAGGCTGCTAATTGGCGTGATTCGTTGACCATTTCCCTGCAGATTTCTGATCGGATTCAGCCTGATGAGTTGCCCAAGATTTGTAG GGAATCAACTTTGGAGTACATTGATCGAGTTACAAAATTGGCACAAACTCTATTTGAGTTATTATCCGAAGCTCTTGATGTGGAACCACATCGCCTAGGTGACATGGAATGCGCCAAAGGACGAACTTTCATCGGTCACTACTACCCGCCCTGCCCTGAGCCCGAGCTAACGTTAGGCACAAGCAAACACACGGATCCGTCAATCTTGACAATTCTTCTGCAAGACCAGATCGGAGGCCTCCAAGTCCTGCATAAAAATCAGTATGTTGATGTGAATCCCCTGCCTGGAAGTTTGGTTGTCAACATTGGGGACATGTTGCAG ATAATATCAAATGATAAGTTCATAAGCCCAGATCATCGAGTTGTTGCCAACCAGGTGGGGCCAAGAATTTCAGTGGCGGGGTTCTTTACTGGTGCCACAATTCCCGAAAGAATTTATGGGCCGATAAGAGAGCTGTTATCAGaagaaaatcccaaaaaatacAAAGAGTTTACCGTAAGGGAGTATATATCTAAGTTTTTCTTGAGGCCTATTGACAGGTCTGGTCTTGAAGAATTCAGGTTGTAA
- the LOC140829495 gene encoding AT-hook motif nuclear-localized protein 20-like produces MDLSGNEKSGGGGGGGRSQDDDKEEMREGAVEVVNRRPRGRPTGSKNKPKPPIFVTRDSPNALRSHVMEITSGTDVAESIAQFSRRRQRGVCVVSGSGSVANVTIRQPAAPGAAVALQGRFEILSLTGTFLPGPSPPGATGLTVYLSGGQGQVVGGSVVGPLVAVGPVMIIAATFANATYERLPLEEEERSGGAGPVSGRGAGSPPGMGQHGISDPSTLPVYNLTPNLLPNGGQLNHDAYAWSNPRPPY; encoded by the coding sequence ATGGATCTCTCCGGCAATGAAAagagtggaggaggaggaggaggaggacgcaGCCAAGATGATGACAAAGAGGAGATGAGGGAAGGCGCTGTTGAGGTAGTCAACCGCCGTCCGCGTGGCAGGCCCACCGGTTCAAAGAACAAGCCGAAGCCCCCGATTTTCGTGACCCGGGACAGCCCCAACGCTTTGCGTAGCCATGTTATGGAAATCACAAGCGGAACTGACGTAGCCGAGAGCATAGCTCAGTTCTCACGGCGCCGCCAACGTGGAGTCTGCGTGGTTAGCGGCAGCGGCTCAGTTGCAAACGTCACTATACGCCAGCCTGCGGCACCAGGAGCCGCAGTCGCACTGCAGGGCCGGTTTGAGATTCTTTCTTTAACCGGAACTTTTCTCCCTGGCCCATCTCCTCCGGGAGCCACTGGTTTGACCGTTTACTTGTCCGGCGGACAAGGACAGGTGGTGGGAGGAAGCGTGGTGGGGCCACTGGTGGCTGTAGGGCCTGTAATGATAATTGCAGCTACCTTTGCGAACGCAACTTACGAAAGATTGCCTCTTGAAGAGGAAGAGCGCAGCGGTGGTGCAGGTCCGGTGAGTGGCAGAGGAGCAGGGTCACCTCCGGGGATGGGACAGCATGGGATTTCTGACCCTTCAACCTTACCTGTTTATAATTTAACCCCAAACCTATTGCCAAATGGAGGGCAGCTGAATCATGATGCATATGCTTGGTCTAATCCACGACCACCGTACTAA
- the LOC140830000 gene encoding RING-H2 finger protein ATL16-like, whose amino-acid sequence METPSLHPSHPSFPIIAVAIIGILATAFLLVSYYIFVIKCCLNWHRIDLFTRFSVSRRRLVEDPLMVYSPLAENRGLDQATIRSIPTFQFKILGDTKDGSERSSSFECVVCLNQFQENEKLRIIPNCGHLFHIDCIDVWLQNNANCPLCRTSISVTTNPDIKFHVNQVLASNPAQDPNPYTNESLFRDEDYVVIEIGFETQTRSSSTPLHFSSGEFLSIIPSPRKTEPGILRKKSKKFSHTSSMGDECIDSRKKDEQFAVQPIRRSFSMDSADDRQLYLAVQEIISHQQTQINSEVNDSVEGCTGGGSRVKRSFFSFRHGRSTSRNAVQPLSSESQG is encoded by the coding sequence ATGGAGACTCCATctctgcatccatcacaccctAGTTTCCCTATTATAGCGGTCGCCATTATCGGCATTTTAGCCACCGCTTTCTTGCTGGTTAGCTACTACATCTTTGTGATCAAATGTTGCTTGAATTGGCACCGGATCGATCTGTTTACCCGATTTTCGGTCTCCAGAAGACGTCTTGTTGAAGACCCTTTGATGGTCTACTCTCCTTTGGCCGAGAATCGGGGACTCGACCAGGCTACAATAAGATCAATCCCAACCTTCCAGTTCAAGATATTAGGTGATACAAAAGATGGATCAGAAAGGTCAAGCTCTTTCGAATGTGTGGTTTGTTTGAATCAGTTTCAAGAAAACGAGAAACTAAGAATTATCCCCAACTGTGGCCATCTCTTTCACATAGATTGTATAGATGTTTGGCTTCAAAACAATGCTAATTGTCCGCTTTGCAGAACCAGCATCTCCGTCACAACAAACCCTGACATCAAGTTCCATGTAAACCAAGTTCTTGCTTCAAATCCAGCTCAAGATCCAAATCCCTATACAAATGAATCCCTTTTCAGAGATGAGGATTATGTGGTGATTGAAATAGGATTCGAAACACAAACCCGTTCAAGTAGTACTCCATTACATTTCAGCTCTGGCGAGTTCCTATCCATAATCCCTTCACCGAGAAAGACAGAACCCGGGATTTTGCGCAAGAAAAGTAAAAAGTTCAGCCATACATCGAGCATGGGAGATGAATGTATTGACAGCAGGAAGAAAGATGAACAATTTGCAGTTCAGCCCATTAGAAGGTCTTTTTCCATGGATTCAGCAGACGATAGGCAGTTGTATTTAGCTGTTCAAGAGATAATATCACATCAGCAAACGCAGATAAATAGTGAGGTAAATGATTCCGTAGAGGGTTGCACTGGCGGCGGCAGTAGGGTTAAAAGATCATTCTTTTCTTTCAGGCATGGAAGGAGTACTTCGAGAAATGCAGTTCAACCACTTTCATCAGAATCACAAGGCTAG
- the LOC140829492 gene encoding 1-aminocyclopropane-1-carboxylate oxidase homolog 1-like, translated as MAGQTDFLSGDQESDRMKMLKSFDETEAGVKGLVDSGLSKVPKIFVRPFEELTQEYSHKRTQTQVPVIDLDEVQEPDKPKSMDLNQDLTCKKAQIKVPVIDLSEVHEADRRKQVVEEVKIASETWGFFLVVNHGIPLSVLDGMIDGFRKFHEQDVEEKKKYYTRDSTKSVRFNGGNDIFAARTASWRDSLTISFSDPDRPVDPKELPDSCRDSAIEYSKHIETLGNIIFGLLSEGLGLETDRLRSMECSKGHRLHGHYYPACPEPDLTIGTAKHSDAGFLTILLQNHIVSGLQVMHESQWIDIEPVSASLVVNIGDLLQLVSNGSFKSIKHRAISNDIGPRISVACFFSGPINEACKIYGPIDDLITEENPPIYTQIVLSDYFHKVLTTGLDKYQALDYYTV; from the exons ATGGCAGGACAAACAGATTTTCTTTCAGGTGACCAAGAATCTGACAGAATGAAAATGCTGAAATCTTTTGATGAAACAGAAGCTGGTGTCAAAGGCCTGGTAGATTCTGGACTATCGAAAGTTCCTAAGATTTTTGTCAGGCCATTTGAGGAGCTAACTCAAGAATATTCTCACAAGAGGACGCAAACCCAGGTTCCTGTAATTGATCTTGACGAAGTTCAGGAACCCGACAAGCCAAAATCCATGGATCTGAACCAAGATTTAACTTGTAAAAAGGCTCAAATCAAGGTTCCTGTGATAGATCTCAGTGAAGTTCACGAAGCTGACAGGCGAAAACAGGTTGTGGAAGAAGTGAAAATTGCATCAGAGACATGGGGTTTTTTCCTGGTGGTGAATCATGGGATTCCGTTATCTGTTCTTGATGGGATGATAGATGGCTTTCGCAAGTTTCATGAACAAGATGTGgaggagaaaaaaaaatattacacgCGGGATAGcacgaaaagtgtgagatttaaCGGTGGTAATGATATTTTTGCAGCAAGAACAGCTAGCTGGAGGGATTCTTTGACCATTTCATTTTCAGACCCTGATCGTCCTGTTGACCCCAAGGAATTACCCGATTCTTGCAG GGACTCAGCTATTGAATACTCGAAACATATAGAAACTTTGGGAAATATTATATTTGGATTGTTGTCCGAGGGTCTGGGACTCGAAACTGATCGCTTAAGAAGTATGGAATGCTCGAAGGGTCATCGGTTGCATGGTCATTATTATCCAGCATGCCCTGAGCCAGACCTGACCATTGGAACAGCCAAGCATTCTGATGCTGGGTTTCTCACAATTCTTCTGCAAAACCACATTGTGAGTGGACTCCAGGTTATGCATGAAAGCCAGTGGATTGATATCGAACCTGTTTCTGCCAGTTTGGTCGTAAATATTGGAGATCTTCTCCAG TTGGTCTCAAATGGAAGCTTCAAAAGCATTAAGCATAGAGCAATTTCCAATGACATTGGACCAAGAATTTCAGTGGCATGCTTTTTCTCTGGACCTATAAACGAAGCCTGTAAGATTTATGGCCCTATCGACGATCTGATAACCGAAGAAAATCCCCCGATTTACACACAGATAGTGTTAAGTGACTATTTTCATAAGGTCCTGACTACTGGACTCGACAAGTATCAGGCACTAGATTATTATACGGTCTGA
- the LOC140829494 gene encoding uncharacterized protein, translated as MGFFSFLGRVLFASIFILSAWQMFNEFGEDGGPAAKEWAPKLGLVKKSIEGTIGKNNLYSDARTFVATCIFLKGFGGLLFVLGSSFGAFLLMVYLILTTPILYDYYNYSIGEPKFFTLLHEFLQCVAFLGALLFFLGMKNSILRKQQKKKAPKPKAS; from the exons ATGGGTTTCTTTTCATTTCTTGGAAGAGTGCTCTTTGCTTCGATCTTCATCTTATCTGCATGGCAAAT GTTCAACGAATTTGGAGAGGATGGTGGACCTGCGGCAAAAGAATGGGCTCCAAAGCTCGGGCTTGTCAAGAAATCCATCGAGGGAACAATCGGGAAAAACAATTTGTACTCTGAT GCTAGGACTTTTGTTGCTACCTGTATTTTTTTGAAGGGATTTGGAGGTCTTCTATTTGTTCTAGGCAGCAGTTTTGGTGCTTTTCTTTTG ATGGTCTACTTGATTTTGACGACTCCCATCTTGTATGACTATTATAACTATAGTATTGGCGAGCCAAAATTTTTCACACTCTTGCACGAGTTCCTCCAG TGTGTGGCATTTCTTGGTGCATTACTTTTTTTCTTGGGAATGAAGAACTCAATTTTGAGGAAGCAACAGAAGAAAAAGGCCCCAAAACCGAAGGCATCTTGA